The following coding sequences are from one Ornithodoros turicata isolate Travis chromosome 1, ASM3712646v1, whole genome shotgun sequence window:
- the LOC135377933 gene encoding uncharacterized protein LOC135377933 isoform X1, which translates to MRSQDGAVFLFLPATASAAPLDREEDEDTVDDSVSEEDSISEEDWFAPPNGPPRHVPAAASRSNGLPQLRTQEEIREDRIQQLISGAEEHRRIMGDIATELGRVTQGLNNVVTAINNLVRQQEAHQQEICSLLRTLLVALARGNPPPS; encoded by the exons ATGAGGTCACAGGACGGAGCTGTCTTTCTCTTTCTTCCG GCCACCGCGTCTGCTGCACCACTCGACAGGGAGGAGGATGAAGACACGGTGGATGACTCCGTCTCTGAGGAAGATTCAATCTCTGAAGAAGACTGGTTCGCTCCACCAAACGGACCTCCCCGACATGTTCCAGCGG CCGCTTCGAGATCTAACGGCCTGCCACAGCTTCGGACGCAAGAAGAGATACGGGAGGACCGCATTCAGCAGCTGATATCGGGGGCCGAAGAGCATAGGCGTATCATGGGCGACATTGCGACGGAGCTTGGAAGAGTGACACAGGGCCTGAACAACGTTGTCACCGCAATCAACAACTTGGTGCGGCAGCAAGAGGCCCATCAGCAGGAG ATCTGCTCCTTGCTACGCACACTACTCGTGGCCCTGGCACGCGGCAACCCTCCCCCATCGTAG
- the LOC135377933 gene encoding uncharacterized protein LOC135377933 isoform X2 has protein sequence MRATASAAPLDREEDEDTVDDSVSEEDSISEEDWFAPPNGPPRHVPAAASRSNGLPQLRTQEEIREDRIQQLISGAEEHRRIMGDIATELGRVTQGLNNVVTAINNLVRQQEAHQQEICSLLRTLLVALARGNPPPS, from the exons ATGCGG GCCACCGCGTCTGCTGCACCACTCGACAGGGAGGAGGATGAAGACACGGTGGATGACTCCGTCTCTGAGGAAGATTCAATCTCTGAAGAAGACTGGTTCGCTCCACCAAACGGACCTCCCCGACATGTTCCAGCGG CCGCTTCGAGATCTAACGGCCTGCCACAGCTTCGGACGCAAGAAGAGATACGGGAGGACCGCATTCAGCAGCTGATATCGGGGGCCGAAGAGCATAGGCGTATCATGGGCGACATTGCGACGGAGCTTGGAAGAGTGACACAGGGCCTGAACAACGTTGTCACCGCAATCAACAACTTGGTGCGGCAGCAAGAGGCCCATCAGCAGGAG ATCTGCTCCTTGCTACGCACACTACTCGTGGCCCTGGCACGCGGCAACCCTCCCCCATCGTAG